The proteins below are encoded in one region of Ostrea edulis chromosome 3, xbOstEdul1.1, whole genome shotgun sequence:
- the LOC125676160 gene encoding uncharacterized protein LOC125676160, which translates to MGCIMVQLPAMSVCLSVDGMYYGTAMYVCLSVDGTYYGTAMSVCLSVDGMYYGTVMLVCLSVDGCIMVQQCLYVCRWDVLWYSNVCMSVCRWDVLWYSNVCMSVCRWDVLWYSNVCMSVCRWDVLWYSNVCMSVCRWDVLWYSNVCMSVCRWDVLWYSNVCMSVCRWDVLWYSNVCMSVCRWDVLWYSNVCMSVCRWDVLWYSNVCMSVCRWDVLWYSNVCMSVCRWDVLWYSNICMSVCRWDVLWYSNVCISVCRWDVLWYSNVFMSVCRWDVLWYSNVYMSVCRWDVLWYSNVCMSVCRWDVL; encoded by the coding sequence atgggatgtattatggtacagctgccagcaatgtctgtgtgtctgtctgtagatgggatgtattatggtacagcaatgtatgtatgtctgtctgtagatgggacgtattatggtacagcaatgtctgtatgtctgtctgtagatgggatgtattatggtacagtaatgcttgtatgtctgtctgtagatggatgtattatggtacagcaatgtctgtatgtctgtagatgggatgtattatggtacagcaatgtctgtatgtctgtctgcagatgggatgtattatggtacagtaatgtctgtatgtctgtctgtagatgggatgtattatggtacagtaatgtctgtatgtctgtctgtagatgggacgtattatggtacagcaatgtctgtatgtctgtctgtagatgggatgtattatggtacagtaatgtctgtatgtctgtctgtagatgggacgtattatggtacagcaatgtctgtatgtctgtctgtagatgggatgtattatggtacagtaatgtctgtatgtctgtctgtagatgggatgtattatggtacagtaatgtatgtatgtctgtctgtagatgggatgtattatggtacagcaatgtctgtatgtctgtctgcagatgggatgtattatggtacagcaatgtctgtatgtctgtctgtagatgggacgtattatggtacagcaatatctgtatgtctgtctgtagatgggatgttttatggtacagcaatgtctgtatatctgtctgtagatgggacgtattatggtacagcaatgtttttatgtccgtctgtagatgggacgttttatggtacagcaatgtatatatgtctgtctgtagatgggatgttttatggtacagcaatgtctgtatgtctgtctgtagatgggacgtattatga